From a single Lolium rigidum isolate FL_2022 chromosome 7, APGP_CSIRO_Lrig_0.1, whole genome shotgun sequence genomic region:
- the LOC124673923 gene encoding putative cis-zeatin O-glucosyltransferase, with product MGSENHGAMESVAVVAVPFPAQGHLNQLLHLSLQLASRAVDVHYAAPAQHVRQARARVHGWGEEALRSIKFHPLGISSYVSPPPDPTADSPFPSHLMPLFETYTAEARAPLAALLQELCGSHRRVVVVHDRINAYAVEEAARLPNCEAFGLHCLAVSMLVGQIDAQLLRENGLAFSGVESYATEEFMDYVRRARPPKQMSPGAGLLANTCRALEGEFVDTVAGHLAADGKKIFAIGPLNPLFPASASMPGKQRHDCLDWLDKQPPASVLYVSFGTTSSLRAEQIEELAAALRGSKQRFIWVLRDADRGDIFAEGAGVSRHEKLLSEFTKGTEGTGLVITGWAPQLEILAHSATAAFMSHCGWNSTMESLSHGKPILAWPMHCDQPWDAELVCNYLKAGVLVRPWEKHGEVIAAKAIQDVIEEFMLSERGMAVRQRATALGNSVRASVADGGSSRKDLDDFMAYITR from the coding sequence ATGGGGAGCGAGAACCACGGGGCAATGGAATCTGTGGCCGTCGTGGCGGTGCCGTTCCCGGCGCAGGGCCACCTGAACCAGCTGCTGCACCTGTCGCTGCAGCTCGCGTCGCGCGCGGTGGACGTGCACTACGCCGCGCCCGCGCAGCACGTCCGGCAGGCTCGCGCGCGCGTGCACGGCTGGGGCGAGGAGGCGCTCCGGTCGATCAAGTTCCACCCCCTGGGCATCTCCTCCTACGTCTCCCCGCCTCCGGACCCCACCGCCGACTCGCCATTCCCCTCCCACCTCATGCCCCTGTTCGAGACCTACACCGCCGAGGCGCGCGCTCCGCTCGCGGCGCTACTCCAGGAGCTCTGCGGTTCCCACCGCCGCGTCGTCGTCGTGCACGACCGCATCAACGCCTACGCcgtcgaggaggcggcgcggctgccCAACTGCGAGGCGTTCGGGCTGCACTGCTTAGCCGTGTCCATGCTTGTTGGGCAAATCGACGCCCAGCTACTGCGTGAGAACGGCCTCGCTTTCAGCGGCGTCGAGAGCTATGCGACAGAGGAGTTCATGGACTACGTCAGGCGGGCCAGACCGCCGAAGCAGATGTCGCCTGGCGCAGGCCTCCTGGCCAACACATGCCGCGCGCTCGAGGGTGAGTTCGTCGACACCGTCGCCGGGCACCTGGCGGCCGACGGCAAGAAGATCTTTGCCATCGGACCATTGAACCCGCTTTTCCCCGCGAGCGCGTCCATGCCGGGCAAGCAGCGGCACGACTGCCTTGACTGGCTCGACAAGCAGCCCCCGGCGTCAGTGCTCTACGTGTCCTTCGGCACGACATCGTCTCTGCGAGCGGAGCAGATCGAAGAGCTCGCCGCAGCACTGCGCGGCAGCAAGCAACGGTTCATCTGGGTGCTGCGCGACGCCGACCGCGGAGACATCTTTGCGGAGGGCGCCGGCGTGAGCCGCCACGAGAAGCTGCTGTCAGAGTTCACCAAGGGTACTGAAGGGACGGGGCTGGTGATCACCGGGTGGGCGCCGCAGCTGGAGATCCTGGCACACAGCGCAACGGCGGCATTCATGAGTCACTGCGGCTGGAACTCCACCATGGAGAGCCTGAGCCACGGGAAGCCGATTCTGGCCTGGCCAATGCACTGCGACCAGCCCTGGGACGCGGAGCTTGTCTGCAACTACCTCAAGGCCGGCGTCCTCGTGCGTCCCTGGGAGAAGCACGGCGAGGTGATTGCGGCCAAGGCCATTCAGGATGTCATCGAGGAGTTCATGCTCTCTGAAAGAGGAATGGCTGTGCGGCAGCGGGCTACGGCGCTCGGGAACAGCGTCCGCGCCTCCGTCGCTGATGGCGGTTCGTCTCGCAAAGACCTGGATGACTTCATGGCTTACATCACAAGGTGA
- the LOC124673922 gene encoding putative cis-zeatin O-glucosyltransferase, translating into MGSENHAAMESVAVVAVPFPAQGHLNQLLHLSLQLASRGVEVDVHYAAPAAHIRQARARVHGWDQEALRSIQFHDLGISSYVSPPPDPTADSPFPSHILPLFDAYITGARAPLAALLHELSASRRRVVVVHDRLNAFADEEAARLPNGEAFGLHCLAASILVGQINAKLLRDNGLAFRGVEHYAPKEFLECARRARPSSKISPGAGILTNTCRALEGEFVDVVAEHVAADGKKIFAIGPLNPLLPAIGSKQGKKRHECLDWLDKQPPASVLYVSFGTTSSLRAEQIEELAAALRGSKQRFIWVLRDADRGDIFAEGAGVSRHEKLLSEFTRDTEGTGLVFTGWAPQLEILAHSATAAFMSHCGWNSTVESLSHGKPILAWPMHCDQPWDAELVCNYLKAGILVRPWEKHGEVIAAKAIQEVIEEAMISDKGMAMQRRAMLLGDAVRASVADGGSSRKDLDDFIAYITR; encoded by the coding sequence ATGGGGAGCGAGAACCACGCGGCAATGGAGTCCGTGGCCGTCGTGGCAGTGCCGTTCCCGGCGCAGGGCCACCTGAACCAGCTGCTGCACCTGTCGCTGCAGCTCGCGTCGCGCGGGGTGGAGGTGGACGTGCACTACGCCGCGCCGGCGGCACATATCCGTCAGGCTCGCGCGCGCGTGCACGGCTGGGACCAGGAGGCGCTCCGCTCGATCCAGTTCCACGACCTTGGCATCTCCAGCTACGTCTCCCCGCCTCCGGACCCCACCGCCGACTCCCCGTTCCCGTCCCACATCCTGCCCCTCTTCGACGCCTACATCACCGGCGCGCGCGCCCCGCTCGCGGCGCTACTCCACGAGCTCTCTGCTtcccgccgccgcgtcgtcgtcGTGCACGACCGCCTGAACGCCTTCGCcgacgaggaggcggcgcggctgccCAACGGCGAGGCGTTCGGGCTGCACTGCTTGGCCGCGTCCATCCTCGTTGGGCAAATCAACGCCAAGCTGCTGCGTGACAACGGCCTCGCCTTCAGGGGCGTCGAGCACTACGCGCCCAAGGAGTTCCTGGAGTGCGCCAGGCGGGCGAGACCGTCAAGTAAGATCTCTCCTGGCGCAGGCATCCTGACCAACACATGCCGCGCCCTCGAGGGTGAGTTCGTCGACGTCGTCGCCGAGCACGTGGCCGCCGACGGCAAGAagatcttcgccatcggcccgttGAATCCGCTTCTCCCCGCGATCGGGTCGAAGCAGGGCAAGAAGCGGCACGAGTGCCTCGATTGGCTCGACAAGCAGCCCCCGGCGTCCGTGCTCTACGTGTCCTTCGGCACCACGTCGTCGCTACGAGCGGAGCAGATCGAAGAGCTCGCCGCAGCACTTCGCGGCAGCAAGCAACGGTTCATCTGGGTGTTGCGCGATGCCGACCGCGGCGACATATTCGCAGAGGGCGCCGGCGTGAGCCGCCACGAGAAGCTGCTGTCAGAGTTCACCAGGGACACGGAAGGGACGGGGCTGGTGTTCACCGGGTGGGCGCCGCAGCTGGAGATCCTGGCGCACAGCGCAACGGCGGCGTTCATGAGCCACTGCGGTTGGAACTCGACGGTGGAGAGCCTGAGCCACGGCAAACCGATCCTCGCCTGGCCCATGCACTGCGACCAGCCGTGGGACGCGGAGCTTGTGTGCAACTACCTCAAGGCCGGCATCCTCGTGCGTCCCTGGGAGAAGCACGGCGAGGTGATTGCGGCCAAGGCCATTCAGGAAGTCATCGAGGAAGCCATGATCTCTGACAAAGGAATGGCTATGCAGCGACGGGCGATGCTGCTCGGGGACGCAGTCCGCGCCTCCGTCGCTGATGGCGGTTCCTCTCGCAAAGATTTGGATGACTTCATAGCTTACATCACAAGGTGA